In the genome of Streptosporangiales bacterium, one region contains:
- a CDS encoding glycerophosphodiester phosphodiesterase, whose protein sequence is MLVGVVTVLLVTIGGVVGGRATLGAVPSDEGGPVAESKEHAKPLVLGHRGAAGYRPEHTRGSYDLAARMGADYIEPDLVSTKDHVLVARHENDITATTDVSEHPEFASRKTTKTIDGTEITGWFTEDFTLAELKTLRAKERIPDLRQENTLYDGRYEVLTLQEVFDLRERLERELHRPIGLLPELKHSTYFSTIGLDLESAFVETLRKNHLDSSRSRVTVQSFEVTNLRELKEKWRIRIPTVFNTSVKGRPYDFVVSGDPRTYADLTKPAELRRLARFVDILGPEKQQVIPLRADGTLGEPTSLVKDAHRAGIQVMPYTFRAENSFLPKDYQVGDDPSAYGRAIDEQRAYLDTGIDGLWCDQPDICLVTRDGRP, encoded by the coding sequence ATGCTGGTCGGAGTCGTGACCGTCCTGCTCGTCACGATTGGCGGAGTCGTCGGCGGACGTGCCACGCTCGGTGCCGTGCCGTCCGACGAGGGAGGACCCGTGGCCGAGTCGAAGGAGCACGCGAAGCCGCTCGTGCTCGGCCACCGCGGGGCCGCCGGGTACCGGCCGGAGCACACGCGCGGGTCGTACGACCTCGCGGCGCGGATGGGTGCCGACTACATCGAGCCCGACCTCGTCTCGACGAAGGACCACGTTCTCGTCGCGCGGCACGAGAACGACATCACTGCGACGACCGACGTGTCGGAGCACCCCGAGTTCGCGTCACGCAAGACCACGAAGACGATCGACGGCACCGAGATCACCGGCTGGTTCACCGAGGACTTCACCCTCGCCGAGCTGAAGACGCTGCGCGCCAAGGAGCGCATCCCCGACCTGCGGCAGGAGAACACCCTCTACGACGGCCGCTACGAGGTGCTCACCCTGCAGGAGGTCTTCGACCTCCGCGAGCGGCTGGAGCGCGAGCTGCACCGACCGATCGGCCTGCTGCCCGAGCTGAAGCACTCGACGTACTTCAGCACGATCGGGCTCGACCTCGAGTCGGCGTTCGTCGAGACGCTGCGCAAGAACCACCTCGACTCCTCGCGGTCGCGGGTGACCGTGCAGTCGTTCGAGGTCACCAACCTGCGCGAGCTCAAGGAGAAATGGCGCATCCGCATCCCGACCGTGTTCAACACGAGCGTCAAGGGCAGGCCGTACGACTTCGTCGTCTCCGGCGATCCGCGCACGTACGCCGACCTGACGAAGCCCGCCGAGCTGCGCAGGCTGGCGCGGTTCGTCGACATCCTCGGACCGGAGAAGCAGCAGGTGATCCCGCTGCGCGCCGACGGCACGCTGGGGGAGCCGACGTCGCTGGTGAAGGACGCCCACCGGGCCGGCATCCAGGTGATGCCGTACACCTTCCGCGCCGAGAACTCGTTCCTGCCGAAGGACTACCAGGTGGGCGACGATCCGTCGGCGTACGGCCGCGCGATCGACGAGCAGCGGGCGTACCTCGACACCGGCATCGACGGCCTGTGGTGCGACCAGCCCGACATCTGCCTGGTCACCAGGGACGGCCGACCCTAG
- a CDS encoding FAD-dependent monooxygenase, protein MDGLRVAVVGGGLAGPLLVQGLLGAGVEATLCERDAGVAVRGQGFRIHLAPEGDLALRRCLPPHLYRLARATTPTPGAGVTIFDSDLNVLNRITDFDVADPEHGEHLVVDRMVLRQILTAGLGDTVSYGRTCTGYDELPDGGVRVLFADGSAVEADLLVAADGSGSVVRRQFLPHAQVIDAGLVSVYGKVPLDDEVRALVPPYALDGFSAVIGGDRSLPLAGVEYASDPNDAAAELAPGLTFDDTRDYVMWVLVTPAAEVASAGQDGRALVDVARKAVADWHPSLGAVLDHADPTTVRSSPIRTAVPLEHWETGPVTLVGDAIHCMVPAGIGAAVALRDAAELTERLTDVVRGGCTLREAVHAYEVEMLRYGFEAVAASQQTHRLTQ, encoded by the coding sequence ATGGACGGACTTCGGGTGGCGGTCGTCGGCGGTGGTCTGGCCGGGCCGCTGCTGGTGCAGGGTTTGCTCGGAGCGGGTGTCGAGGCGACGCTGTGCGAGCGGGATGCCGGGGTCGCCGTGCGCGGGCAGGGGTTTCGCATCCATCTCGCACCGGAGGGTGACCTCGCATTGCGGCGGTGCCTGCCGCCGCACCTGTACCGGCTCGCCCGCGCGACGACGCCGACCCCCGGCGCCGGGGTCACGATCTTCGACTCCGACCTCAACGTCCTCAACCGGATCACCGACTTCGACGTCGCCGATCCGGAGCACGGCGAGCACCTCGTCGTGGACCGGATGGTGCTGCGGCAGATCCTCACCGCCGGGCTCGGCGACACCGTCAGTTACGGCAGGACGTGCACCGGGTACGACGAGCTGCCAGACGGCGGGGTGCGGGTCCTCTTCGCCGACGGCTCGGCGGTCGAGGCCGACCTGCTCGTCGCCGCGGACGGTTCCGGATCGGTGGTGCGCCGCCAGTTCCTGCCGCACGCCCAGGTGATCGACGCCGGGCTGGTCTCGGTCTACGGCAAGGTGCCGCTCGACGATGAGGTCCGCGCCCTGGTGCCGCCGTACGCGCTCGACGGGTTCTCCGCTGTCATCGGCGGCGACCGGTCGTTGCCGCTGGCCGGCGTCGAGTACGCCAGCGACCCGAATGACGCCGCGGCCGAACTGGCGCCCGGTCTCACGTTCGACGACACCAGGGACTACGTGATGTGGGTGCTCGTCACGCCGGCAGCGGAGGTAGCGTCGGCCGGGCAGGACGGGCGTGCGCTGGTCGACGTCGCGCGCAAGGCGGTCGCCGACTGGCACCCGTCGCTCGGGGCGGTGCTCGACCATGCCGATCCGACCACGGTGCGGTCGTCCCCGATCCGCACCGCCGTGCCGCTTGAGCACTGGGAGACCGGCCCGGTGACGTTGGTCGGCGACGCGATCCACTGCATGGTCCCCGCGGGCATCGGCGCCGCGGTCGCGCTGCGCGACGCCGCGGAGCTGACCGAGCGGCTGACCGACGTCGTCCGCGGTGGGTGCACCCTCCGCGAGGCGGTGCACGCGTACGAGGTCGAGATGCTCCGGTACGGCTTCGAGGCCGTCGCGGCGTCGCAGCAGACGCACCGGCTCACGCAGTAG
- a CDS encoding FCD domain-containing protein, translated as MTQPTAGEIAYQRLRDALKSGRYAPGQRLVEPDVIAELDVTRMALREAFARLEHEGLVDRQANRGAAVRLLSVDEAVEVLEIRAVLEGLAARHAAVHATDADVAALQETVVAFEQALAAADLAECGAAQARLHEIVTTLSRRPTAARLADMLSAQSAQTRLRTLLVGGRLRESLDEHKAIVAAIAAHDSDRAELEMRAHLAHVTQTASAAL; from the coding sequence ATGACGCAGCCGACGGCGGGGGAGATCGCGTACCAGCGGCTGCGCGACGCCCTGAAGAGCGGCCGGTACGCGCCGGGCCAGCGACTCGTCGAGCCCGACGTCATCGCGGAGCTCGACGTCACCCGCATGGCGCTGCGCGAGGCGTTCGCGCGGCTCGAGCACGAGGGTCTCGTCGACCGGCAGGCGAACCGTGGCGCCGCGGTCCGGCTGCTGTCGGTCGACGAGGCGGTCGAGGTCCTCGAGATCCGCGCCGTGCTCGAAGGGCTGGCGGCCAGGCACGCGGCCGTCCACGCCACCGACGCCGACGTCGCTGCGTTGCAGGAGACCGTCGTCGCGTTCGAGCAGGCACTCGCGGCTGCCGACCTCGCCGAGTGCGGTGCGGCGCAGGCGCGACTGCACGAGATCGTCACCACCCTCTCGCGGCGGCCGACCGCCGCGCGGCTCGCCGACATGCTGAGCGCGCAGAGCGCCCAGACGCGACTGCGCACGCTCCTCGTCGGCGGCAGGCTGCGTGAGTCCCTCGACGAGCACAAGGCGATCGTCGCGGCGATCGCGGCACACGACTCGGACCGGGCCGAGCTCGAGATGCGCGCACACCTGGCCCATGTCACCCAGACGGCGTCCGCAGCCCTGTGA
- a CDS encoding xanthine dehydrogenase family protein subunit M, which yields MSPRRRPQPCDVRPPVEQEAPVIPAEFRYVRPATLADALRLLRDEPDARPLAGGQSLLTLLKTRVVRPALVVDLGALTELRELRRDDDTFTVGAMVTMATLARDDAVRESASILPRTLTHVADVQVRNRGTLGGSLAYGDPAGDLAGAAIAAGASVRVVSADGERVVPVAELYAGPFATVLAPGELVAEILVPRHDGARTAYHAIARRPADPTLAGVAVVARFDGDTVADVGLGLVGLADRPLAAVTTAGALRGNALTPDTVAAAVTALAGEIAPVDSTAGSARYRRAIAPAALERALRDVEQDREMAKA from the coding sequence ATGTCACCCAGACGGCGTCCGCAGCCCTGTGACGTACGCCCACCCGTCGAACAGGAGGCTCCCGTGATTCCGGCGGAGTTCAGATACGTACGCCCGGCGACGCTGGCCGACGCGCTGCGGTTGCTGCGCGACGAGCCCGACGCCCGCCCGCTCGCGGGCGGGCAGAGCCTGCTCACCCTGCTGAAGACGAGGGTGGTGCGGCCGGCGCTCGTCGTCGACCTCGGCGCGCTGACGGAGCTGCGTGAGCTGCGTCGCGACGACGACACGTTCACGGTCGGCGCCATGGTCACCATGGCGACACTGGCGCGCGACGACGCCGTCCGTGAGTCGGCGTCGATCCTGCCGCGCACGCTGACGCACGTCGCCGACGTGCAGGTGCGCAACCGCGGCACGCTCGGTGGGTCGCTCGCGTACGGCGACCCGGCGGGTGACCTGGCCGGTGCCGCGATCGCGGCCGGGGCGTCGGTGCGTGTCGTGTCGGCGGACGGTGAGCGCGTCGTGCCCGTCGCCGAGCTGTACGCCGGTCCGTTCGCGACGGTGCTCGCACCGGGCGAGCTCGTCGCCGAGATCCTGGTCCCACGCCATGACGGCGCGCGCACGGCGTACCACGCGATCGCCCGCCGGCCGGCAGACCCGACGCTCGCCGGTGTCGCCGTCGTCGCGCGGTTCGACGGCGACACGGTCGCCGACGTCGGCCTCGGCCTGGTGGGTCTCGCCGACCGCCCGCTGGCGGCGGTTACGACAGCGGGAGCGCTGCGCGGCAACGCCCTCACGCCCGACACGGTCGCCGCGGCCGTCACGGCGCTCGCCGGCGAGATCGCGCCGGTCGACAGCACCGCGGGCTCGGCGCGCTACCGCCGAGCGATCGCCCCGGCGGCGCTGGAACGCGCGCTGCGCGACGTCGAGCAGGACAGGGAGATGGCGAAGGCATGA
- a CDS encoding 2Fe-2S iron-sulfur cluster binding domain-containing protein produces the protein MSSEQHETVAVDVNGKRVEASVPVRKLLVHFLREQAGRTGVHVGCDTGNCGACTVLLDGQPVKSCMMLAVQASGAQVTTVDGLDAPCVPALRKAFTEHGAIQCGYCTPGMLTNACALLRDTTAPDEDEIRAALKGNLCMCTGYQQIVDAISSVSNDDEAVSR, from the coding sequence ATGAGTAGCGAACAGCACGAGACCGTCGCGGTCGACGTGAACGGTAAGCGCGTCGAGGCGAGCGTGCCGGTGCGCAAGCTGCTGGTCCACTTCCTACGGGAGCAGGCGGGACGTACCGGCGTGCACGTCGGCTGCGACACCGGCAACTGCGGCGCCTGCACCGTTCTCCTCGACGGGCAGCCGGTGAAGTCCTGCATGATGCTGGCCGTCCAGGCGTCCGGCGCGCAGGTCACGACGGTCGACGGGCTCGACGCGCCGTGCGTGCCGGCGCTGCGCAAGGCGTTCACCGAGCACGGCGCGATCCAGTGCGGGTACTGCACACCCGGCATGCTCACCAACGCGTGCGCGCTGCTGCGTGACACGACGGCACCCGACGAGGACGAGATCCGCGCGGCGCTCAAGGGCAACCTCTGCATGTGCACCGGGTACCAGCAGATCGTCGACGCGATCTCCTCTGTTTCGAACGACGATGAGGCGGTCTCGCGATGA
- a CDS encoding molybdopterin-dependent oxidoreductase, translated as MKIYDPERVLAARNWVGHRAPRKEDARHMYGRARFLDDLPFDGGTIAILRSPHPHARIVSVDTSRALADPRVLAVVTGADVRDETSPVASRSVTAPVTQYVMAVDKVRWVGEPVAAVAAVDPFAARDALDLIDVEYEPLPSVAGIDEALADDAPRIYDDIDTNVLVHDEIAHGPMDQAFDDAAFVIRETYRVGRFSSTPLEPYALTVSYDPRTGEYDVYANDQQPARSIGNITKALGVPTASVRLSVPDSGGSFGIKLAVWPYVLIGCLLAKRVDRPLKWIQTRTEHMLGGTHTPDVEMDMELPVSADGKILAMRLRSRENDGAFIHTAGIYGLIKFATAVGPYTIGAASIDLMSVVTNRGPVVQNRGVGKPAMTFALERSVDRAARRLGIDPAEFRMRNLVPSEAMPYTTPAGEIYESGDYPETLRRALVLGQYDEFRARQEAARAEGRLIGIGLSAGIEPGTSNIGYYSLLKGTTDYNGSSEGAVVGIEVDGRVTVRTGSVDTGQGHETTICQVVADMLGITPDDISFDTFFDSTRSPYTGQSGAYSNRFNDVEVGAVITATERVRNKVFTLAAYLLDAKESDLVLDAGAVRVGGDASRTVSFSDLAKVAYNKVVLLPPDMEPGLRIMAYYRNPMAKPPNRGDFNVQLTHSNSVHVVVVEVDKGTGMLDFLKYAIVHDCGRQLNPTVVEGMAIGSTVHGIGAALLEEFQYDDAANPLATSFQTYLKPVAQTVPRIELGHLETPCPYTLLGTKATGEGGSITSLAAIAGAIEDALVPYGVQVNALPVTPEQILEGIHRGARD; from the coding sequence ATGAAGATCTATGACCCCGAGCGCGTCCTCGCCGCTCGCAACTGGGTGGGCCACCGCGCGCCGCGCAAGGAGGACGCCCGCCACATGTACGGGCGGGCGAGGTTCCTCGACGACCTGCCGTTCGACGGCGGCACCATTGCGATCCTGCGCAGCCCGCACCCGCACGCGCGCATCGTGTCGGTCGACACCTCGCGCGCGCTCGCCGACCCGCGCGTGCTCGCGGTCGTGACCGGAGCGGATGTGCGCGACGAGACGAGCCCCGTCGCGTCCCGTTCGGTCACCGCGCCCGTCACGCAGTACGTCATGGCCGTCGACAAGGTGCGGTGGGTCGGCGAGCCGGTCGCCGCCGTCGCCGCGGTCGACCCGTTCGCCGCGCGCGACGCGCTCGACCTGATCGATGTCGAGTACGAGCCGCTGCCCTCGGTCGCGGGCATCGACGAGGCGCTCGCGGACGACGCGCCGCGCATCTACGACGACATCGACACCAACGTCCTCGTGCACGACGAGATCGCGCATGGCCCGATGGACCAGGCGTTCGACGACGCGGCGTTCGTGATCCGCGAGACGTACCGGGTGGGCAGGTTCAGCTCCACGCCGCTCGAGCCGTACGCCCTCACCGTGTCGTACGACCCGCGCACCGGGGAGTACGACGTCTACGCCAACGACCAGCAGCCCGCGCGGTCGATCGGCAACATCACCAAGGCGCTCGGCGTGCCGACGGCGAGCGTGCGGCTGTCGGTGCCCGACAGCGGCGGCTCGTTCGGCATCAAGCTCGCGGTCTGGCCGTACGTCCTCATCGGCTGCCTGCTCGCCAAGCGCGTCGACCGGCCGCTCAAGTGGATCCAGACGCGCACCGAGCACATGCTCGGCGGCACGCACACCCCCGACGTCGAGATGGATATGGAGCTGCCCGTCAGCGCGGACGGCAAGATCCTCGCGATGCGGCTGCGGAGCAGGGAGAACGACGGCGCGTTCATCCACACGGCGGGCATCTACGGGCTCATCAAGTTCGCCACCGCCGTCGGCCCGTACACGATCGGTGCCGCGAGCATCGACCTGATGAGCGTGGTGACCAACCGCGGTCCGGTGGTGCAGAACCGCGGTGTGGGCAAGCCGGCGATGACGTTCGCGCTCGAACGCTCGGTCGACCGCGCGGCGCGGCGGCTCGGTATCGACCCCGCCGAGTTCCGCATGCGCAACCTCGTGCCGAGCGAGGCGATGCCGTACACGACGCCCGCCGGCGAGATCTACGAGAGCGGCGACTACCCGGAGACGCTGCGGCGTGCGCTCGTGCTCGGGCAGTACGACGAGTTCCGCGCTCGGCAGGAGGCCGCGCGCGCCGAGGGCCGGCTGATCGGCATCGGCCTGTCCGCGGGCATCGAGCCCGGCACGTCCAACATCGGGTACTACTCGCTGCTCAAGGGCACGACGGACTACAACGGCAGCTCGGAGGGCGCGGTCGTCGGCATCGAGGTCGACGGCAGGGTGACCGTGCGGACGGGCTCGGTCGACACCGGTCAGGGCCACGAGACCACGATCTGCCAGGTCGTCGCCGACATGCTCGGCATCACGCCCGACGACATCAGCTTCGACACGTTCTTCGACTCGACCCGCTCGCCGTACACAGGCCAGTCGGGCGCGTACTCCAACCGCTTCAACGACGTCGAGGTCGGCGCGGTCATCACGGCGACCGAGCGCGTACGGAACAAGGTCTTCACGCTCGCCGCGTACCTGCTCGACGCGAAGGAGTCCGACCTCGTCCTCGACGCCGGCGCCGTCCGCGTCGGAGGCGACGCCTCGCGCACGGTCTCGTTCTCCGACCTGGCGAAGGTCGCGTACAACAAGGTCGTGCTGCTGCCGCCGGACATGGAGCCCGGCCTGCGGATCATGGCGTACTACCGCAACCCGATGGCCAAGCCGCCGAACCGCGGCGACTTCAACGTCCAGCTCACGCACTCCAACTCGGTGCACGTGGTGGTCGTCGAGGTCGACAAGGGCACCGGCATGCTCGACTTCCTCAAGTACGCGATCGTGCACGACTGCGGACGCCAGCTGAACCCCACCGTGGTCGAGGGCATGGCGATCGGCTCGACGGTGCACGGCATCGGCGCCGCGCTGCTGGAGGAGTTCCAGTACGACGATGCGGCCAACCCGCTCGCCACGTCGTTCCAGACGTACCTGAAGCCGGTCGCGCAGACCGTGCCGCGCATCGAGCTCGGCCACCTCGAGACGCCGTGCCCGTACACGCTGCTCGGCACGAAGGCGACCGGCGAGGGCGGATCGATCACCTCGCTCGCGGCGATCGCCGGCGCGATCGAGGACGCGCTGGTGCCGTACGGCGTGCAGGTCAATGCGCTGCCGGTCACGCCGGAGCAGATCCTCGAGGGGATCCACCGTGGCGCCCGCGACTGA